The following are encoded together in the Macadamia integrifolia cultivar HAES 741 chromosome 10, SCU_Mint_v3, whole genome shotgun sequence genome:
- the LOC122091089 gene encoding transcription factor AS1-like: MKERQRWQPEEDALLRAYVKQYGPKEWNLVSQRMGKPLDRDAKSCLERWKNYLKPGIKKGSLTPEEQSLVISLQAKYGNKWKKIASEVPGRTAKRLGKWWEVFKEKQLKQSNKTHQQQRLFSLDSSANSSIPTTPSAPLTVSSTTTLLSASPEQGKYDHILETFAEKYVQPKLQLLPSLLMPNLSLSDAPPLLSLSGATTTTTTTTSPPSMLLPWMTVNNSTTSSLSSSSSTTASPSVSLSLSATDLSKVDPVSPEIGRLLPVHELATLVQYCKELEEGRQSWLQHKKEAMWRLSRLEQQLESEKNRKKRETMEEVETKIRCLREEEMGFLDGIERECREQLNSIYRDAEAKEAKMVEMWSRKHVKLAKPVEQQLGSFYSLSSLHHHHHHHHS, from the coding sequence atgaaggaaaggcaacgGTGGCAGCCTGAAGAAGACGCACTCCTCCGCGCCTATGTCAAGCAATATGGCCCCAAAGAATGGAACCTTGTCTCTCAACGCATGGGTAAACCCCTCGACCGTGACGCCAAATCCTGCCTTGAGCGTTGGAAGAATTACCTCAAGCCTGGTATCAAGAAGGGTTCTTTAACCCCTGAAGAACAATCCCTCGTTATTTCTCTGCAAGCTAAGTACGGCAACAAGTGGAAGAAGATCGCATCTGAAGTCCCTGGTCGCACAGCCAAGCGACTGGGTAAGTGGTGGGAGGTCTTTAAGGAGAAACAGCTCAAACAGAGCAACAAGACCCATCAACAACAGCGCCTCTTCTCTCTCGATTCCTCTGCAAATTCTTCTATCCCAACAACCCCTTCAGCTCCATTAACAGTTTCATCAACAACAACCCTTCTCTCTGCTTCACCTGAACAAGGGAAGTATGATCACATCTTAGAGACTTTCGCAGAGAAGTACGTTCAGCCAAAGTTGCAGCTTCTACCTTCTCTACTGATGCCTAACCTCTCCCTATCCGACGCCCCTCCTCTGCTTTCACTCTCCGGcgccaccactaccaccaccaccaccacttcgCCGCCGTCGATGCTTCTCCCCTGGATGACTGTTAATAACTCGACCACCTCGTCtctgtcttcttcctcttccacaACGGCTTCGCCGTCCGTGAGTCTTTCTCTATCTGCAACGGACCTAAGCAAGGTCGACCCAGTTTCACCGGAGATCGGGCGACTCCTCCCTGTTCATGAGTTGGCTACTTTGGTTCAGTATTGTAAGGAGCTTGAGGAAGGGAGGCAGAGCTGGTTGCAGCATAAGAAGGAAGCCATGTGGAGGTTGAGTCGGTTAGAGCAGCAGTTGGAGTCGGAGAAGAacaggaagaagagggagacgATGGAGGAGGTAGAGACCAAAATCAGGTgcttgagagaagaagaaatgggttTTCTTGATGGGATTGAGAGGGAATGCAGAGAACAACTTAATTCTATTTACAGGGATGCAGAAGCTAAGGAAGCTAAGATGGTGGAGATGTGGTCACGTAAGCATGTTAAGCTTGCTAAGCCTGTAGAACAGCAATTGggttctttttattctttatcatcacttcaccaccatcaccaccaccatcatagCTAA